The genomic window GTATTAGAACTGGCGGAAGCGATATTTAACCATACCGTTCGCGTGGCGATGCCAGATTATATTGGCGTGCGCGATCCGCAATATACAAACGGTGTCGGTTTAATTCAATTCGCTTATAAAAATGCGAAGTTGCAAGGAAGAGACGTTCCTGTTCTTTCTTCCGGAGCGGCAAACGATTTCCAAGCGGAAAAAAAGGTGCATAAAGCACCAGCGAAACCGAAACAAAAAGAAGAACATTTAGGACATAAAGTAAAGAAATTTTTCGGGTACTTTTTTGAATGACAATTTGAATGGCTAGGAGGATTATGTCATGTTGGAGTTTGACACGACTGTTGATCAGTTAGCGACAATTAAAGTAATCGGTGTCGGCGGCGGCGGAAACAACGCTGTCAACCGCATGATTGAACATGGGGTACAAGGTGTTGAATTTATCGCGGTCAATACAGATGCCCAAGCATTAAACTTATCAAAAGCGCCAATTAAGCTACAAATTGGAGCGAAATTGACGCGCGGATTAGGTGCGGGGGCAAATCCAGAAGTAGGAAAAAAAGCGGCAGAAGAAAGCAAAGAACAAATTGAAGAAGCGCTCAAAGGTGCGGATATGGTATTCGTCACAGCCGGCATGGGTGGAGGAACAGGAACAGGGGCGGCGCCAGTCATCGCTCAAATTGCGCGCGATTTAGGTGCGCTTACTGTTGGCGTCGTGACGCGGCCGTTTACGTTTGAAGGAAGAAAGCGTGCGATGCAAGCGGCAAGCGGTATAGCAGCGATGAAAGAAGCGGTCGATACGCTCATCGTCATTCCGAACGATCGTTTATTAGAAATTGTTGACAAAAATACGCCGATGTTAGAAGCGTTCCGTGAAGCAGACAACGTGCTTCGTCAAGGCGTACAAGGCATCTCCGACTTAATTGCTGTGCCAGGATTAATTAACTTAGACTTCGCTGATGTGAAAACGATTATGTCAAATAAAGGTTCCGCTCTTATGGGAATCGGCGTAGCGACAGGGGAAAATCGTGCGGCAGAAGCTGCGAAAAAGGCGATTTCAAGCCCGCTATTAGAAACGTCGATCGACGGTGCGCAAGGGGTGTTAATGAACATTACAGGCGGCACGAATTTAAGCTTGTACGAAGTGCAAGAAGCAGCCGACATCGTCGCATCCGCTGCGGACCAAGATGTAAATATGATTTTCGGTTCCGTCATTAACGAAAACTTAAAAGACGAAATTATCGTTACTGTCATTGCGACAGGATTTAACGAAGAAGTTAACCAAGC from Anoxybacillus gonensis includes these protein-coding regions:
- the ftsZ gene encoding cell division protein FtsZ, yielding MLEFDTTVDQLATIKVIGVGGGGNNAVNRMIEHGVQGVEFIAVNTDAQALNLSKAPIKLQIGAKLTRGLGAGANPEVGKKAAEESKEQIEEALKGADMVFVTAGMGGGTGTGAAPVIAQIARDLGALTVGVVTRPFTFEGRKRAMQAASGIAAMKEAVDTLIVIPNDRLLEIVDKNTPMLEAFREADNVLRQGVQGISDLIAVPGLINLDFADVKTIMSNKGSALMGIGVATGENRAAEAAKKAISSPLLETSIDGAQGVLMNITGGTNLSLYEVQEAADIVASAADQDVNMIFGSVINENLKDEIIVTVIATGFNEEVNQAKATRQAVVKPTVGVKREKKEEPVDYPPTRGQQVEDPLDIPAFLRNRNRRR